In Equus przewalskii isolate Varuska chromosome 6, EquPr2, whole genome shotgun sequence, one DNA window encodes the following:
- the LOC103550111 gene encoding olfactory receptor 8G1-like, whose amino-acid sequence MALGNHSTVTEFILAGLTEEPELQVPLLLLFLGIYVVTVMGNLGMITLIGLSSHLHTPMYYFLSSLSFTDLCHSTVITPKMLVNFVTEKNVISYPECMTQLYFFLVFAISECYMLAAMAYDRYVAICSPLLYNVIMSHQVCFSLILGVYIIGLICAFAHTACMLRVNFCKFYVINHYFCDLLPLLKLSCSSTDVNELLILCVGTFNIFAPSLTILSSYIFIISSILHIHSTEGRSKAFSTCSSHMLAVLLFFGSAAFMYLQPSSVGSMDQGKVSSVFYTIVVPMLNPLIYSLRNKDVNVALKKMLKSRIF is encoded by the coding sequence ATGGCATTAGGAAATCATTCCACAGTGACTGAGTTCATCCTCGCTGGACTAACAGAAGAGCCAGAACTCCAGGTGCCCTTACTCCTCCTCTTCCTAGGAATCTATGTGGTCACAGTGATGGGGAACCTGGGCATGATCACACTGATAGGGCTCAGTTCTCACTTGCACACCCCTATGTACTATTTCCTCAGCAGCTTGTCCTTCACTGATCTCTGCCATTCTACTGTCATTACCCCCAAAATGCTGGTGAACTTTGTGACAGAGAAGAACGTCATCTCCTACCCTGAATGCATGACTCAGCtctatttcttccttgtttttgctATTTCAGAATGCTACATGTTAGCTGCAATGGCATATGACCGCTATGTTGCCATCTGTAGCCCCTTGCTTTACAACGTCATCATGTCCCATCAGGTCTGTTTCTCCCTGATTTTAGGGGTGTATATTATAGGCCTGATTTGTGCATTTGCTCATACAGCCTGCATGTTAAGGGTTAATTTCTGCAAATTTTATGTGATCAACCATTATTTCTGTGATCTTCTTCCCCTCCTGAAGCTCTCATGCTCTAGTACCGATGTCAATGAATTACTGATACTGTGTGTTGGTACATTTAATATCTTTGCCCCTAGCCTGACCATCCTTAGCTCCTACATCTTCATCATTTCCAGCATCCTCCACATTCACTCCACTGAGGGCAGGTCCAAAGCCTTCAGCACTTGCAGCTCCCACATGTTggcagttttgcttttttttggatCTGCTGCTTTCATGTACCTGCAGCCATCATCAGTTGGCTCCATGGATCAAGGAAAAGTGTCCTCTGTGTTTTATACTATTGTTGTGCCCATGCTGAACCCACtgatctacagcctgaggaataAAGATGTTAATGTTGCGCTGAAGAAAATGCTAAAGAGCAGAATATTCTAG